One region of Streptomyces capillispiralis genomic DNA includes:
- a CDS encoding ABC transporter substrate-binding protein: protein MPYTKRRRLVSSAVAVTLGATALAACGSESGDDGDTRSGPVSLTYWTWTPGMDKVVDLWNKGPGKKERITVTVKKQASGDTLVTKILTAHKAGKAPDLVQAEYQALPTLVSNDALADIADSVGDAKDKFADGVWQQTTLGTDAVYAVPQDIGPMMFYYREDLFEQYGLTVPSTWDEFAETARKLKKAAPDKDLTTFSANDSGLFAGLAQQAGARWWTTSGDRWKVRIDDDATRKVAEFWGGLVKEGAIDNQPMYTPAWNKALNTGRQIAWVSAVWAPGTLTTAAPDTEGKWAMAPLPQWDDGERRTGSWGGSSTAVTTDSGDKDAAAKFAAWLNTDGEALNALAKEGGIYPASTSAQLSGAFTSPPAYFPNQPDFYQKAAEIAETTAPSAWGPNVNVAYTTFKDAFGAAAKNRSDFTAALETMQRDTVADLKKQGFGVAE from the coding sequence ATGCCGTACACGAAGCGCCGTCGCCTCGTGAGTTCCGCCGTCGCGGTCACGCTCGGCGCCACCGCACTCGCCGCCTGCGGCTCGGAGTCCGGCGACGACGGCGACACCCGGTCGGGCCCGGTCTCACTGACGTACTGGACCTGGACGCCCGGCATGGACAAGGTCGTGGACTTGTGGAACAAGGGGCCGGGGAAGAAGGAGCGGATCACCGTCACGGTGAAGAAGCAGGCGTCCGGCGACACCCTGGTCACCAAGATCCTCACCGCGCACAAGGCCGGCAAGGCACCCGACCTGGTGCAGGCGGAGTACCAGGCGCTGCCCACCCTGGTCAGCAATGACGCGCTCGCCGACATAGCGGACAGCGTGGGCGACGCCAAGGACAAGTTCGCCGACGGTGTCTGGCAGCAGACCACGCTCGGCACGGACGCCGTGTACGCCGTCCCGCAGGACATCGGGCCGATGATGTTCTACTACCGCGAGGACCTGTTCGAGCAGTACGGCCTGACCGTCCCGTCCACCTGGGACGAGTTCGCCGAGACGGCGCGCAAGCTGAAGAAGGCGGCTCCCGACAAGGACCTGACCACCTTCTCGGCCAACGACTCCGGCCTGTTCGCGGGCCTCGCCCAGCAGGCCGGCGCCCGGTGGTGGACCACCTCCGGCGACCGCTGGAAGGTGCGCATCGACGACGACGCCACCAGGAAGGTCGCCGAGTTCTGGGGCGGCCTGGTGAAGGAGGGCGCCATCGACAACCAGCCGATGTACACCCCGGCCTGGAACAAGGCGCTCAACACCGGCCGGCAGATCGCCTGGGTGAGCGCCGTGTGGGCGCCGGGCACGCTGACCACGGCCGCGCCCGACACCGAGGGCAAGTGGGCGATGGCCCCGCTCCCCCAGTGGGACGACGGCGAGCGCCGCACCGGCAGCTGGGGCGGCTCCTCCACCGCCGTGACCACGGACTCCGGCGACAAGGACGCCGCCGCGAAGTTCGCCGCCTGGCTGAACACCGACGGCGAGGCGCTGAACGCGCTGGCGAAGGAGGGCGGCATCTACCCGGCCTCCACCTCCGCCCAGCTCAGCGGCGCCTTCACCAGCCCGCCGGCGTACTTCCCCAACCAGCCCGACTTCTACCAGAAGGCCGCCGAGATCGCGGAGACCACGGCACCGTCCGCCTGGGGACCGAACGTCAACGTCGCCTACACCACGTTCAAGGACGCCTTCGGCGCCGCCGCGAAGAACCGGTCGGACTTCACCGCCGCCCTGGAGACCATGCAGCGGGACACGGTCGCCGACCTGAAGAAGCAGGGATTCGGGGTCGCCGAGTGA
- a CDS encoding SseB family protein: METPAHENNAPTPAQRALDALSENTEDAVALDALANSDVLIPVPDDAGDEEAADPGAVALPVLEQPGGTQVVPVFTSELEMAGLLPFVSRYRLVPLGALAAQWPADDLSLTIDGSSEHRLTLSSEGVRTLLARP; this comes from the coding sequence ATGGAAACACCCGCGCACGAGAACAACGCCCCCACACCCGCCCAGCGGGCTCTGGACGCGCTGTCGGAGAACACCGAGGACGCGGTGGCGCTGGACGCCCTCGCCAACAGTGACGTGCTGATACCGGTACCGGACGACGCGGGCGACGAGGAGGCCGCCGACCCGGGCGCCGTGGCCCTTCCGGTGCTGGAGCAGCCGGGCGGCACCCAGGTGGTGCCCGTCTTCACCTCCGAACTGGAGATGGCGGGGCTGCTGCCCTTCGTCTCCCGGTACCGTCTGGTCCCGCTCGGCGCGCTCGCCGCCCAGTGGCCGGCCGACGACCTCTCCCTCACCATCGACGGCAGCTCCGAGCACCGTCTGACGCTCAGCTCGGAGGGAGTGCGCACCCTGCTGGCCCGCCCCTGA
- a CDS encoding carbohydrate ABC transporter permease, with protein sequence MSSVAPHQAEPTAGIATGTTPDTARRVAGRRRTALVPTLTLLLGALYCLLPVAWVVIASTKSGSELFSTFTFWPGTGFAGNLSDLGAYRDGVYWRWMGNSALYAGLGALLSTCVSAVSGYALAVYRFRGRETLFNVLLAGVLMPPVILAVPQYLLLAKADLTDSYLAVLLPQILSPYGVYLARIYAAAAVPADVVEAGRMDGAGEWRIFTRVALPMMVPGLVTVFLFQFVAVWNNFLLPYIMLSDDEKFPITLGLYTLLEQGANTPALYTLVVTGAFLAVFPLVALFLVVQRFWSLDLLSGAVKS encoded by the coding sequence ATGAGCTCCGTGGCCCCGCACCAGGCCGAGCCCACGGCCGGCATCGCAACGGGCACCACCCCTGACACCGCCCGACGCGTGGCCGGGCGCCGCCGGACCGCGCTGGTCCCGACGCTGACGCTGCTGCTCGGCGCGCTCTACTGCCTGCTGCCCGTCGCCTGGGTGGTCATCGCGTCCACCAAGTCCGGCTCGGAGCTGTTCTCCACCTTCACGTTCTGGCCGGGCACCGGCTTCGCCGGCAACCTCTCCGACCTGGGCGCCTACCGCGACGGCGTCTACTGGCGGTGGATGGGCAACTCCGCGCTGTACGCCGGGCTGGGCGCGCTGCTGTCGACGTGCGTGTCCGCGGTCAGCGGCTACGCCCTGGCGGTCTACCGCTTCCGGGGCCGCGAGACGCTGTTCAACGTGCTGCTCGCGGGCGTGCTGATGCCGCCGGTGATCCTCGCCGTCCCGCAGTACCTGCTGCTGGCGAAGGCGGACCTCACCGACTCCTACCTGGCGGTGCTGCTGCCGCAGATCCTCTCCCCGTACGGCGTCTACCTCGCGCGGATCTACGCCGCGGCCGCGGTGCCGGCCGACGTGGTGGAGGCCGGGCGGATGGACGGCGCCGGCGAGTGGCGGATCTTCACCCGGGTCGCGCTGCCGATGATGGTGCCGGGACTGGTGACGGTCTTCCTGTTCCAGTTCGTGGCGGTCTGGAACAACTTCCTACTGCCGTACATCATGCTCAGCGACGACGAGAAGTTCCCGATCACCCTCGGTCTGTACACCCTGCTCGAACAGGGCGCCAACACCCCGGCGCTGTACACGCTGGTGGTCACGGGGGCGTTCCTGGCGGTGTTTCCGCTGGTCGCGCTGTTCCTGGTGGTCCAGCGGTTCTGGAGTCTGGATCTGCTCTCCGGGGCCGTAAAGTCATGA
- a CDS encoding carbohydrate ABC transporter permease produces the protein MKSPARRGPYGVRSAPYVFLVPATVLFLLFFTLPIGYAVWLSLRKVRVSGLGLGSGAREEVWAGLENYTGALSDSELLNGALRVLGYGCVVVPVMLGLALLFALMLDSEKVRLASFTRLAIFLPYAVPGVVAALLWGFLYLPDVSPFYFVLDALGLPQPDLLDGGPLYLALSNIAVWGGTGFNMIVIYTALRAVPAEVYEAAKLDGAGPLQIALRIKIPMVAPSLVLTFFFSIIATLQVFNEPTTLKPLTNSVSTTWSPLMKVYQDAFGKGDIHAAAAQATLIALATLVLSFGFLRAANRRNRQEAAR, from the coding sequence GTGAAGTCCCCGGCCCGCAGGGGGCCGTACGGGGTCAGGAGCGCCCCGTACGTCTTCCTGGTCCCCGCGACGGTTCTGTTCCTCCTGTTCTTCACGCTGCCCATCGGGTACGCCGTCTGGCTCAGCCTCCGCAAGGTGCGGGTCTCCGGCCTCGGCCTCGGGTCCGGTGCCCGCGAGGAGGTCTGGGCCGGCCTGGAGAACTACACCGGCGCCCTGTCCGACAGCGAGTTGCTGAACGGCGCGCTGCGCGTGCTCGGCTACGGCTGCGTCGTGGTGCCGGTCATGCTGGGCCTCGCGCTGCTGTTCGCGCTGATGCTCGACTCCGAGAAGGTACGGCTCGCCTCCTTCACCCGGCTCGCGATCTTCCTGCCGTACGCCGTTCCCGGTGTGGTGGCGGCCCTGCTGTGGGGCTTCCTGTACCTGCCGGACGTCAGCCCCTTCTACTTCGTCCTGGACGCACTGGGCCTGCCCCAGCCGGACCTGCTGGACGGCGGCCCGCTGTACCTCGCCCTGTCGAACATCGCGGTGTGGGGCGGCACCGGCTTCAACATGATCGTCATCTACACCGCGCTGCGGGCCGTCCCGGCCGAGGTGTACGAGGCGGCGAAGCTGGACGGCGCCGGCCCGCTGCAGATCGCGCTGCGGATCAAGATCCCGATGGTGGCGCCCTCACTGGTGCTGACCTTCTTCTTCTCGATCATCGCGACCCTCCAGGTGTTCAACGAACCGACCACCCTCAAGCCGCTCACCAACTCCGTGTCCACCACCTGGAGTCCGCTGATGAAGGTGTACCAGGACGCCTTCGGCAAGGGCGACATCCACGCGGCGGCCGCGCAGGCGACCCTCATCGCGCTCGCCACCCTGGTGCTGTCCTTCGGCTTCCTGCGGGCGGCGAACCGACGCAACAGGCAGGAGGCGGCCCGATGA
- a CDS encoding glycoside hydrolase family 53 protein codes for MFHPRRTLRALLPPLVAGLALTALPAQHATAASTLTNGGFEADGSGAATPNGWSEYGDTAASYTEAGGRGGSHRLSHWSPSAYKVETYQYLSGLADGDYRLTAWVRSGGGQKAAYLALRNCGGAEQRTGLPVSDSGWIRIVVPVKVTGNRCTVSVNSDANAGNWINVDDITFTPGTAGLAVKGADISSLPKSEAMGGVYRSASGGTGDAVALLRSTGMNYARVKVWVDPADGYNDKAHVLALAKRIKAQGMKLLVDFHYSDAWADPGKQNKPAAWAGHSYGQLRKDVHDHTYDVLSALKAQGTTADMVQVGNEINGGMLWSEGSTDNWTQLAGLLNSGYDAVKAVDPSTVAALHLAEGGDLEGTRWWFDNAVSHGVRFDAIGLSYYGYWHGTLRDVQTTLDDAAARYGKPVFIAETAYPFRLDSEDALENIIDLDSELVPGYPATTTGQTRWMNDVASIVEAVPNGRGLGVFYWEATWTARGGNGWDPADPSSGNGWENQALFGYDDRALPATAWFRHR; via the coding sequence ATGTTCCATCCCAGACGCACCCTCCGGGCCCTGCTGCCGCCGCTCGTGGCGGGACTCGCCCTGACCGCACTGCCCGCCCAGCACGCCACCGCCGCGAGCACCCTCACCAACGGGGGTTTCGAGGCCGACGGTTCGGGCGCGGCCACCCCGAACGGCTGGTCCGAGTACGGCGACACGGCCGCCTCCTACACGGAGGCCGGCGGCCGCGGCGGCAGCCACCGCCTGTCCCACTGGTCGCCCTCGGCGTACAAGGTGGAGACGTACCAGTACCTGTCGGGTCTGGCCGACGGCGACTACAGGCTCACCGCCTGGGTCCGCTCCGGCGGCGGCCAGAAGGCGGCCTACCTCGCGCTGAGGAACTGCGGGGGCGCCGAGCAGCGCACCGGCCTCCCGGTGTCCGACTCCGGATGGATCCGGATCGTCGTGCCCGTCAAGGTGACCGGCAACAGGTGCACGGTCAGCGTCAACAGTGACGCGAACGCCGGCAACTGGATCAATGTTGACGACATCACCTTCACTCCGGGCACCGCCGGCCTGGCCGTCAAGGGTGCCGACATCTCCTCCCTGCCCAAGAGCGAGGCGATGGGCGGGGTCTACCGCAGCGCCTCCGGCGGCACGGGCGACGCGGTCGCGCTGCTGAGGTCCACCGGCATGAACTACGCCCGCGTGAAGGTGTGGGTGGACCCGGCCGACGGCTACAACGACAAGGCGCACGTCCTCGCCCTGGCGAAGCGGATCAAGGCACAGGGCATGAAGCTGCTGGTCGACTTCCACTACTCGGACGCCTGGGCCGATCCCGGCAAGCAGAACAAGCCCGCCGCCTGGGCCGGCCACTCCTACGGGCAGCTGAGGAAGGACGTCCACGACCACACGTACGACGTGCTCAGCGCGCTGAAGGCGCAGGGCACCACCGCGGACATGGTCCAGGTCGGCAACGAGATCAACGGCGGCATGCTGTGGAGCGAGGGTTCCACCGACAACTGGACGCAACTCGCCGGCCTGCTCAACTCCGGCTACGACGCCGTCAAGGCGGTCGACCCGTCCACGGTCGCGGCGCTGCACCTCGCCGAGGGCGGTGACCTCGAGGGCACCCGCTGGTGGTTCGACAACGCGGTGTCCCACGGGGTGAGGTTCGACGCCATCGGCCTGTCGTACTACGGCTACTGGCACGGCACGCTGCGCGACGTCCAGACCACCCTGGACGACGCGGCCGCCCGGTACGGCAAGCCCGTCTTCATCGCCGAGACGGCCTACCCGTTCCGTCTGGACAGCGAGGACGCGCTGGAGAACATCATCGACCTCGACAGCGAACTGGTGCCCGGCTACCCGGCCACCACGACCGGCCAGACCCGCTGGATGAACGACGTGGCGAGCATCGTGGAGGCCGTCCCGAACGGCCGCGGCCTCGGCGTCTTCTACTGGGAGGCGACCTGGACCGCCCGCGGCGGCAACGGCTGGGACCCGGCCGACCCGTCCTCCGGCAACGGCTGGGAGAACCAGGCACTGTTCGGCTACGACGACCGCGCGCTCCCGGCGACGGCCTGGTTCCGCCACCGGTAG
- a CDS encoding MarR family transcriptional regulator yields MAAKTADARLAEQWRDILAVHARTLGEIDRALHPYGLGASDFEVLDLLATAAPQDAEQCRVQNLVGRVHLSQSALSRLIARLEKDGLVERSMCLEDRRGVFVSLTGRGRELHAEVLPVQRAALARALGE; encoded by the coding sequence ATGGCAGCGAAGACGGCCGACGCGCGGCTCGCGGAACAGTGGCGGGACATCCTCGCCGTGCACGCGCGCACCCTGGGCGAGATCGACCGCGCGCTGCACCCGTACGGTCTCGGCGCCTCGGACTTCGAGGTGCTCGACCTACTCGCGACCGCGGCACCGCAGGACGCCGAGCAGTGCCGGGTGCAGAACCTGGTGGGCCGCGTGCACCTCAGCCAGAGCGCGCTGTCCCGTCTCATCGCCCGGCTGGAGAAGGACGGCCTGGTCGAGCGCAGCATGTGCCTGGAGGACCGGCGCGGCGTGTTCGTGTCGCTCACCGGCAGGGGCCGCGAGCTGCACGCCGAGGTGCTGCCGGTGCAGCGCGCCGCCCTGGCCCGCGCCCTGGGCGAGTAG
- a CDS encoding LacI family DNA-binding transcriptional regulator, whose protein sequence is MTMSNTGGRRRPPTIHDVAREAGVSRGTVSRVLNGGHYVSPAAAQAVEAAIRKTGYVVNRHARSLITGRSDSVGFLLTEPQERFFEDPNFNVLLRGCTQALAAHDIPLLLMLAGTDDERRRITRYITAGHVDGVLLVSSHSGDPVAEELRAAGVPLVACGKPIGLGSKVSYVAADDRDGARDMVRHLLALGRRRIGVVTGPLDTPGGVERLAGYREVLAEAGVEADERLVVSGDYTRAGGEAGAERLLARAPGMDAVFVASDLMAQGVLTALHRAGRRVPEDIAVGGFDDSPAAVAASPELTTIRQPWDRISSEMVRVLLAQIGGEDPAAVILPTELVKRAST, encoded by the coding sequence ATGACCATGAGCAACACGGGGGGCAGGCGCAGGCCGCCGACGATCCACGACGTGGCGCGCGAGGCAGGGGTCTCGCGCGGCACCGTCTCGCGGGTGCTCAACGGCGGCCACTACGTCAGCCCGGCCGCGGCCCAGGCGGTCGAGGCCGCCATCCGCAAGACGGGCTACGTCGTCAACCGGCACGCCCGCTCGCTGATCACCGGCCGTTCGGACTCGGTGGGCTTCCTGCTCACGGAGCCCCAGGAGCGGTTCTTCGAGGACCCCAACTTCAATGTGCTGCTGCGCGGTTGCACCCAGGCGCTGGCCGCGCACGACATCCCGCTGCTGCTGATGCTGGCCGGCACGGACGACGAACGGCGGCGCATCACGCGGTACATCACCGCCGGGCACGTCGACGGGGTGCTGCTGGTCTCCAGCCACTCCGGTGACCCGGTGGCCGAGGAACTGCGGGCGGCGGGTGTGCCGCTGGTCGCGTGCGGCAAGCCCATCGGGCTGGGCTCGAAGGTGAGTTACGTGGCCGCCGACGACCGGGACGGCGCCCGCGACATGGTCCGGCACCTGCTGGCGCTGGGCCGGCGGCGGATCGGCGTGGTGACCGGTCCGCTCGACACCCCGGGCGGTGTGGAACGCCTCGCCGGGTACCGGGAGGTGCTGGCCGAGGCGGGCGTCGAGGCGGACGAGCGGCTCGTCGTCTCCGGCGACTACACCCGGGCCGGCGGTGAGGCGGGCGCGGAGCGGCTGCTGGCGCGGGCACCGGGCATGGACGCCGTGTTCGTCGCCTCGGACCTGATGGCCCAGGGGGTGCTGACGGCACTGCACCGGGCCGGACGCCGGGTCCCGGAGGACATCGCGGTCGGCGGCTTCGACGACTCCCCCGCCGCGGTGGCCGCCAGCCCGGAACTGACCACCATCCGCCAGCCGTGGGACCGCATCAGCAGCGAGATGGTGCGGGTGCTGCTGGCCCAGATCGGCGGCGAGGACCCGGCCGCGGTGATCCTGCCGACGGAGCTGGTGAAGCGGGCCTCCACCTGA
- a CDS encoding ArsR/SmtB family transcription factor, producing MADDLFKALADPTRRTIIDELAERSGQTLFEICSRLSMKHGFGISRQAVSQHLAVLEAAGLVETRREGRYKFHDLNRAPLRQITERWLVTDARGPEENTP from the coding sequence GTGGCCGACGACCTCTTCAAAGCACTGGCCGACCCCACCCGCCGCACGATCATCGACGAGCTGGCGGAGCGATCCGGGCAGACGCTCTTCGAGATCTGCTCGCGCCTGAGCATGAAGCACGGGTTCGGCATCTCGCGCCAGGCGGTCTCCCAGCACCTCGCCGTGCTGGAGGCCGCCGGGCTCGTCGAGACCAGGCGGGAGGGCCGCTACAAGTTCCACGACCTGAACAGGGCCCCGCTGCGGCAGATCACCGAGCGATGGCTCGTGACGGACGCCCGGGGACCGGAGGAGAACACCCCATGA
- a CDS encoding beta-galactosidase has protein sequence MPETTPRGLTGLAFGGDYNPEQWPESVWDEDVRLMREAGVTMVSVGIFSWALLEPAPGVYDFGWLDRNLDLLHAGGVRVDLGTPTVVPPAWFYRAHPDALPVTADGVRLEFGSRGAICHSNADYRAAAANITTRLAERYGDHPALAMWHVHNEYGVPVSACYCDACAAHFRRWLVTTYGTVDAVNEAWGTAFWGQRYASLEEINPPRRAATVGNPAQALDYRRFADATMRENFTAERDILHRLSPGVPVTTNFMTALSQCDSVDYWAWGREADLVTNDHYLITDGRRTHVNLAMAADLTRSVAGGAPWLLLEHSTSGVNWQPRNPAKTPGQMARNSLAHVARGSEGAMFFQWRQSRRGAEKFHSAMLPHGGTDTRVWREVTGLGAAVEALAPIRGTRTEADVAVLWDWQSWWAQNLDWRPSEDHDARERADAYYEALYDHHLTVDFAHPEADLSSYPLVVVPALYLMTEAAGRNLAEYVENGGTLVVSYFSGIVDEHDAVHTGPYPGALRDALGLTVEEFSPLLRGERVRLSGPDGAGLDADVWTEFVVPRGAETVWTYADGPAAGRPAVTRHRLGEGTAWYVSTRPGAESLAALLGRPLADAGIAPRTDLPRDVEVVRRTGESGTFLFAINHTATDAKVPLDTPGTELLTGERAAGRLAVPAGAVRVVRLDG, from the coding sequence ATGCCGGAGACCACCCCCAGGGGCCTCACCGGGCTCGCCTTCGGTGGGGACTACAACCCCGAGCAGTGGCCGGAAAGCGTCTGGGACGAGGACGTCCGGCTGATGCGGGAGGCCGGCGTCACGATGGTGAGCGTCGGGATCTTCTCCTGGGCCCTGCTGGAGCCCGCGCCCGGCGTGTACGACTTCGGCTGGCTCGACCGGAACCTGGACCTGCTGCACGCGGGCGGCGTCCGCGTCGACCTCGGCACGCCCACCGTGGTGCCGCCCGCCTGGTTCTACCGCGCCCACCCCGACGCGCTCCCGGTCACCGCGGACGGCGTGCGCCTGGAGTTCGGCTCGCGCGGCGCCATCTGCCACAGCAACGCCGACTACCGGGCGGCCGCCGCGAACATCACCACCCGGCTCGCCGAGCGCTACGGCGACCACCCCGCGCTCGCGATGTGGCACGTCCACAACGAGTACGGCGTCCCCGTCTCCGCCTGCTACTGCGACGCCTGCGCCGCCCACTTCCGCCGCTGGCTGGTGACGACCTACGGCACCGTCGACGCCGTCAACGAGGCCTGGGGTACCGCCTTCTGGGGCCAGCGCTACGCCTCCCTGGAGGAGATCAACCCGCCGCGCCGGGCCGCGACGGTCGGCAACCCCGCCCAGGCGCTGGACTACCGGCGCTTCGCCGACGCCACCATGCGCGAGAACTTCACGGCCGAACGGGACATCCTGCACCGCCTCTCACCCGGCGTCCCGGTCACCACCAACTTCATGACCGCCCTCAGCCAGTGCGACTCCGTCGACTACTGGGCCTGGGGCCGCGAGGCCGACCTCGTCACCAACGACCACTACCTGATCACCGACGGCCGCCGCACCCACGTCAACCTGGCGATGGCCGCCGACCTCACCCGCTCCGTCGCCGGCGGCGCCCCCTGGCTGCTGCTCGAACACTCCACCTCGGGCGTCAACTGGCAGCCCCGCAACCCGGCCAAGACCCCCGGCCAGATGGCCCGCAACTCCCTGGCGCACGTGGCCCGCGGCTCCGAGGGCGCGATGTTCTTCCAGTGGCGCCAGTCCCGGCGGGGCGCCGAGAAGTTCCACTCCGCGATGCTGCCGCACGGCGGCACCGACACCCGCGTCTGGCGCGAGGTGACCGGACTCGGCGCGGCCGTCGAGGCGTTGGCCCCGATCCGCGGCACCCGCACCGAGGCCGACGTGGCCGTGCTGTGGGACTGGCAGTCCTGGTGGGCGCAGAACCTCGACTGGCGCCCCAGCGAGGACCACGACGCCCGCGAACGCGCCGACGCCTACTACGAGGCGCTCTACGACCACCACCTGACCGTCGACTTCGCCCACCCGGAAGCCGACTTGTCGAGCTATCCCCTTGTCGTCGTACCGGCCCTGTACCTGATGACGGAGGCGGCCGGCCGCAACCTCGCGGAGTACGTCGAGAACGGCGGGACCCTCGTGGTGTCGTACTTCTCCGGCATCGTCGACGAGCACGACGCCGTCCACACCGGCCCCTACCCGGGCGCCCTGCGCGACGCCCTCGGCCTGACCGTCGAGGAGTTCTCCCCGCTCCTGCGCGGCGAACGGGTGCGCCTGTCCGGCCCCGACGGCGCCGGACTCGACGCCGACGTGTGGACGGAGTTCGTGGTGCCGCGCGGCGCCGAGACCGTGTGGACGTACGCCGACGGCCCGGCCGCCGGCCGCCCCGCCGTCACCCGGCACCGCCTCGGCGAGGGCACCGCCTGGTACGTCTCCACCCGGCCGGGCGCCGAGTCCCTGGCCGCCCTGCTCGGCCGGCCCCTCGCGGACGCGGGCATCGCCCCGCGCACCGACCTGCCCCGCGACGTCGAAGTGGTGCGCCGCACCGGCGAGTCGGGCACCTTCCTGTTCGCGATCAACCACACCGCCACCGACGCCAAGGTGCCGCTGGACACCCCCGGCACCGAACTGCTGACCGGTGAACGGGCCGCGGGCCGCCTCGCGGTCCCGGCCGGAGCCGTCCGGGTCGTGCGCCTCGACGGCTGA